A portion of the Luxibacter massiliensis genome contains these proteins:
- a CDS encoding type II toxin-antitoxin system RelB/DinJ family antitoxin: MAKSANLYARIEPDVKEQAENILSALGIPASNAITMFYKQIILQRGLPFEVKLPEHPLDVSRMTEEQLHAELEKGYADMLAGRTVPAAEAFADIRKEYGV, from the coding sequence ATGGCAAAATCAGCGAATCTTTATGCACGGATTGAACCGGATGTCAAAGAGCAGGCGGAGAATATTTTAAGCGCACTTGGAATCCCGGCATCCAATGCAATCACGATGTTTTACAAACAGATTATTCTTCAAAGAGGACTGCCTTTTGAAGTGAAGCTGCCGGAGCATCCGCTGGATGTCAGCCGCATGACAGAAGAACAGCTTCATGCAGAGCTGGAAAAGGGCTATGCGGATATGCTGGCCGGGCGGACGGTTCCGGCAGCGGAGGCTTTTGCGGACATTCGCAAAGAGTACGGCGTATGA
- a CDS encoding type II toxin-antitoxin system RelB/DinJ family antitoxin, producing MARTSNVFARVEPEIKEQAEKVLDQLGIPMSNAVGMFLRQVVLQRGIPFEMKLPQNVPLAYGSLTKEQFDAEIQKGMEDIRAGRVYSAEEVEAEMKRDFGL from the coding sequence ATGGCACGAACATCAAATGTTTTCGCACGAGTGGAACCTGAAATTAAGGAACAGGCTGAAAAAGTATTGGATCAGTTGGGCATTCCCATGTCAAATGCAGTTGGGATGTTTTTAAGACAGGTGGTTTTGCAGAGGGGAATCCCTTTCGAGATGAAGCTGCCGCAGAATGTTCCGCTTGCATACGGCTCACTTACAAAAGAGCAGTTTGATGCAGAAATCCAAAAAGGCATGGAGGATATACGTGCAGGCAGAGTGTATTCGGCAGAAGAGGTTGAAGCGGAAATGAAGCGGGACTTTGGCTTATGA
- a CDS encoding NACHT domain-containing protein → MDILDFLREMICEENQFLTNLGSIITIISGVSIISVIVGGIKKVWFSLRRIYVRPDCLEKKEVTKYTRLYIKTRLKANDTMLSSRRESYNIKKFIKKYLIKGDDQHHLIFGESGMGKTAFLINLYFIYNCRLFKKYDMYYVSLRSIEAIDQIKIFAEKHDPKKTILLLDAFDESKAASENSSRAIKELLKITQKYYKVVISCRTQFYNAVNEEPQIVELGRAVLVEDEMFIKHYICPFTEYEVFRYLLKHYKLKLWKIFYGKQVIKKSSNIMARPLLLSYIDDIVVEHEEYKYAYQIYNTLIGKWIDREVHFIQKTSEKDIATSNYINSFWAFIYDIVKFMLQEAENGNTYSVSSQDLNQLCSKYKIDLDIDKRSRTLLNRVGDDIFQFSHQSIFEFLLADGIRNGAVRLNNEYSGISALDQYKLFIQEMYENQLLNKVVSSESLIILNLLTPLLVDDIKQDIHISCILADPIMKKITFRIESAAQLFDAITISDLKEISKDIKSHDFSQYNFFWLSDGSVPKTVRVNTVLFNEAKVSINSRNLFGRILFDMEKARIIIKTSENVYVPYWDINMFIDDMPVNIILEFVNEQSNIADNHGNKVLMIKTCGEYLDIEISLHDLGG, encoded by the coding sequence ATGGATATTTTGGATTTCCTCAGAGAAATGATTTGTGAAGAAAATCAATTCCTAACTAATTTAGGTAGTATTATTACAATTATTTCCGGAGTTTCAATAATTAGTGTCATAGTTGGGGGAATAAAGAAAGTATGGTTCTCCCTAAGGCGTATCTATGTGCGTCCGGATTGTTTAGAAAAGAAGGAAGTAACAAAATACACTCGTTTATATATAAAAACACGTCTAAAAGCAAATGACACTATGCTTTCATCAAGAAGAGAATCTTATAATATTAAAAAGTTTATTAAAAAGTACCTCATTAAAGGAGATGATCAGCATCATTTGATTTTCGGGGAATCAGGCATGGGAAAAACAGCATTTCTGATAAACCTATATTTCATTTATAACTGCAGATTGTTTAAAAAATATGATATGTACTATGTCAGTCTTAGAAGCATTGAGGCAATAGATCAGATAAAAATATTTGCTGAAAAGCACGATCCGAAAAAAACAATACTTTTGCTGGATGCATTTGATGAATCGAAGGCGGCATCCGAGAATTCTTCTCGTGCTATCAAAGAATTGTTAAAAATAACCCAAAAGTACTATAAAGTAGTTATTTCATGTAGAACTCAGTTTTATAACGCTGTCAATGAAGAACCACAAATTGTTGAGTTGGGGCGAGCAGTTCTTGTTGAGGATGAGATGTTTATAAAACATTATATTTGTCCATTTACTGAATATGAGGTTTTCCGATACTTATTAAAGCATTATAAATTGAAATTATGGAAAATATTTTACGGCAAACAAGTAATAAAAAAATCCTCAAATATTATGGCACGGCCACTACTTTTATCTTATATTGATGATATTGTCGTTGAGCATGAGGAATATAAATATGCTTACCAGATATACAATACATTAATCGGTAAATGGATAGACAGAGAGGTGCACTTTATTCAAAAAACTTCTGAAAAGGATATTGCTACTTCTAACTATATAAATAGTTTTTGGGCATTTATTTATGATATTGTTAAATTTATGTTACAAGAAGCTGAAAATGGAAATACATATTCTGTATCATCTCAAGATTTGAACCAATTATGTAGTAAATATAAAATTGATCTCGATATTGATAAACGTTCTAGAACTCTTTTAAATAGAGTAGGCGATGATATCTTTCAGTTTTCGCATCAATCAATATTTGAATTTTTATTGGCGGATGGCATTAGAAACGGTGCAGTACGTTTGAATAATGAATATAGTGGAATCTCGGCATTGGATCAGTATAAGCTTTTTATTCAAGAAATGTATGAAAATCAACTTCTCAATAAAGTGGTTTCTAGTGAGAGCTTAATAATTTTAAATTTGCTGACACCGTTACTTGTTGATGATATAAAACAGGATATTCATATTAGCTGTATTCTGGCAGACCCCATAATGAAAAAAATAACTTTTCGAATAGAAAGTGCTGCGCAATTATTTGATGCAATTACTATAAGTGATTTAAAAGAAATATCAAAGGACATAAAGAGTCATGATTTTTCTCAATATAATTTTTTTTGGCTGTCAGATGGCAGCGTTCCCAAAACAGTTAGGGTGAATACTGTTTTATTTAATGAAGCTAAAGTTTCAATAAATAGTCGGAATTTGTTTGGTAGAATACTTTTTGATATGGAAAAAGCAAGGATCATTATTAAAACTTCGGAGAATGTATACGTCCCTTATTGGGATATTAACATGTTTATCGATGATATGCCTGTCAATATTATCTTAGAATTTGTAAATGAACAATCAAATATAGCTGATAATCATGGTAATAAGGTACTTATGATTAAAACATGTGGCGAATATCTGGATATTGAAATATCATTGCATGATTTGGGAGGATGA
- a CDS encoding DUF1292 domain-containing protein, whose protein sequence is MEFFDYNTFMMPAEDIYNLAIKYKRGDGVERSNYIAADLFFKSASKGFALARIDLFKQTVLRPSTIPSYISIEKQWFDAVVSELKRKSNDGDNEASLLLGFAYQDGIGVNEDYQKAFEYHGKAAAEGNAAAINALGLIYSHGYGVEKNVDIAMNYFQQALEHGYYNAAVNMAFHYKKGDGINKDLAKALELLEYAALNGHWRGLYEYAKILKDGILCNKNEKLAFKFCFKAASLGEKTAQKLLGDMYFEGIGVDTDLRKSLIWYCKAAEQEYGDAVNKIDSLRSQIERDDFFIDDMLRERIALILYREDRVGWPYDYLVTKRNEHSILADETYKDYLKRDNTIPIVEFLFYVNYDSLKIVKADNECACDEKAINWLIRGAEIQDAPSISLLGECYLNDFPSTDYVKAFGLFQKASMMGFHRATFLMGQLYFNGNGTEKNFERAIQLYQEAANHQIGEAYLELGNLYFRGKYINKNVEEAFRCYNAVTEENSYSSETISDAKCNLAYMYQFGLGTNSDLLKAAQLYQEADDNNGLSACNYARMVQQHDFLDTVEDVIIWYEKAIDKSNVRAMYNLALMYIKGEGVEHNYKKAVSLLSQALEKQSPQAQLLMAIAYKSGFMVQKDKKQSKVLIRKVNSSGKGGFRYLWYFTFANKNMIINADYIPNQIAPESEMQIDVVRGLKFKENVDINPYQDLESYIYHITANDPVSEKALQMVTQMYRMGKGAPQSTVLSNYWSSYILPVDSSRINYDNDENDYFDLQAELERKFDELFGPLNDDVVVQDKTVNDDEPKNSIQESLNTIQNTESDNPDSDLDNIITLNDEKGNPVQFEFLDLVEYRGKEYVILLPTEENFEDSGEVVILEVIDTDGGKESYISVDNEEDLQAVFNIFKEKFISEFDFID, encoded by the coding sequence ATGGAGTTTTTTGATTATAATACTTTTATGATGCCTGCAGAAGACATATACAATTTGGCAATAAAGTATAAGAGAGGAGATGGAGTAGAGAGATCAAATTATATAGCTGCCGATCTCTTCTTTAAATCCGCTAGTAAAGGCTTTGCTCTCGCTCGAATTGATTTGTTTAAACAAACAGTTTTAAGACCTAGTACTATTCCGAGTTATATTTCAATAGAAAAGCAATGGTTTGATGCTGTAGTGTCTGAACTTAAAAGAAAGAGTAATGATGGTGATAATGAAGCATCGCTTTTGTTAGGGTTTGCTTATCAGGATGGAATTGGTGTTAATGAGGATTATCAAAAAGCATTTGAATACCATGGCAAGGCAGCTGCGGAAGGAAATGCTGCTGCTATAAATGCTCTGGGATTAATATACTCTCATGGTTATGGGGTTGAAAAAAATGTAGATATAGCGATGAATTATTTTCAACAAGCACTTGAGCATGGGTACTACAATGCTGCAGTAAATATGGCATTTCATTACAAAAAAGGCGATGGTATCAATAAAGATCTTGCTAAAGCATTAGAGTTATTGGAGTATGCAGCTCTTAATGGGCACTGGCGTGGCCTATATGAATATGCAAAGATACTCAAAGATGGAATCTTATGCAATAAAAATGAAAAACTTGCATTTAAATTTTGTTTTAAAGCAGCTTCACTAGGAGAGAAAACTGCTCAAAAATTACTTGGTGATATGTATTTTGAAGGAATAGGGGTAGATACAGACTTAAGGAAGTCCTTAATATGGTATTGTAAGGCCGCTGAACAAGAATATGGAGATGCTGTCAACAAAATTGATTCATTACGTTCGCAGATAGAGCGAGATGATTTTTTTATAGATGATATGCTCCGCGAACGTATTGCACTTATTCTTTATAGAGAAGATCGAGTTGGCTGGCCATATGATTATTTAGTAACGAAAAGAAACGAACACAGTATTCTAGCGGATGAGACATATAAGGATTATCTAAAAAGGGACAATACGATTCCTATTGTGGAATTTTTGTTTTATGTAAACTATGACTCTTTGAAAATAGTAAAAGCTGATAATGAATGTGCGTGTGATGAAAAAGCTATAAACTGGTTAATTCGAGGAGCAGAAATTCAGGACGCACCTAGTATTTCATTACTTGGCGAGTGCTATTTAAATGATTTCCCTTCTACAGATTATGTAAAAGCATTCGGTTTATTTCAAAAAGCATCGATGATGGGGTTTCACAGAGCAACATTTCTTATGGGACAGCTATATTTTAATGGAAATGGCACAGAAAAAAATTTTGAGAGAGCAATACAACTATATCAAGAAGCAGCCAATCATCAGATTGGAGAAGCATATTTAGAACTTGGTAATCTATATTTTAGAGGTAAATATATAAATAAAAATGTTGAGGAGGCTTTTCGTTGTTATAATGCTGTGACAGAAGAAAATAGTTATAGTTCGGAAACTATTTCGGATGCTAAATGTAATCTTGCATATATGTATCAATTTGGTTTGGGTACAAACAGTGATTTGTTAAAGGCAGCCCAATTATATCAAGAAGCAGATGATAATAATGGATTATCAGCATGCAATTATGCAAGAATGGTTCAACAGCATGATTTTCTAGATACAGTAGAAGATGTGATTATATGGTATGAAAAAGCAATAGACAAATCAAATGTGCGTGCCATGTATAACTTGGCATTAATGTATATAAAGGGAGAAGGAGTTGAACATAATTATAAAAAAGCTGTTTCACTACTTAGCCAGGCTTTAGAGAAACAAAGTCCCCAGGCACAATTGTTGATGGCTATAGCTTATAAATCCGGTTTTATGGTACAAAAAGATAAGAAACAATCAAAAGTATTAATTCGAAAAGTTAATAGTTCGGGGAAAGGAGGTTTCCGTTATTTATGGTATTTCACATTTGCAAATAAGAATATGATAATTAATGCAGATTATATACCAAATCAGATTGCCCCTGAGTCTGAAATGCAAATTGATGTAGTCAGAGGGCTGAAATTTAAAGAGAATGTAGATATTAATCCATATCAGGATTTAGAATCTTATATATATCATATTACTGCAAATGATCCTGTTTCTGAAAAAGCATTACAGATGGTGACACAAATGTATCGCATGGGAAAAGGAGCTCCTCAAAGTACGGTTCTATCAAATTATTGGTCAAGCTATATTTTACCTGTTGATAGTTCTAGGATAAATTATGATAACGATGAGAATGATTATTTCGATTTACAAGCAGAGTTGGAACGTAAATTTGATGAGCTATTTGGCCCGCTAAATGATGATGTTGTTGTACAAGACAAAACTGTCAATGATGATGAGCCTAAAAACAGTATACAAGAATCTCTAAATACTATTCAAAATACGGAGTCAGATAATCCTGATTCAGATCTGGATAATATCATCACACTCAATGATGAAAAGGGAAACCCAGTGCAATTTGAGTTTTTAGATTTAGTTGAATATAGAGGAAAAGAGTATGTTATTTTATTACCCACTGAAGAAAATTTCGAAGATAGCGGGGAGGTAGTGATATTAGAGGTGATTGATACGGATGGAGGTAAAGAATCTTATATTTCAGTTGATAATGAAGAAGACTTGCAGGCCGTATTTAATATTTTTAAAGAAAAATTTATATCTGAATTTGATTTTATAGACTAA
- a CDS encoding DUF1016 N-terminal domain-containing protein — translation MYCNPPIAYFAMVEAYYNIGKSIIEEQGGNEKAEYGANLLKGLSRQMTQDFGKGFTGANLKNMRQFYLTLLNSYAPRSELSWTHYRFLMQVENEYTREFYMQEAVKSQWSTRPLERQINSFFYESLLSSKNNEKVAEEIQPFEATKKQEDIIPDLYVLGFLGLSSNDDFYESDLGQALITHLQMFLLKFRIGTRIFICCKTEKNNI, via the coding sequence ATGTATTGTAATCCTCCAATCGCCTATTTTGCAATGGTAGAAGCATACTATAACATTGGAAAATCAATCATAGAGGAACAAGGCGGCAATGAAAAGGCAGAGTATGGAGCTAACTTATTGAAGGGATTATCAAGACAAATGACACAGGATTTTGGTAAGGGTTTTACAGGTGCAAATCTAAAAAATATGCGGCAGTTTTATTTGACATTACTAAATAGCTACGCGCCGCGTAGCGAATTGAGTTGGACTCACTATCGGTTTTTGATGCAAGTGGAGAATGAGTATACACGAGAATTTTATATGCAGGAAGCTGTGAAATCTCAATGGAGTACCAGACCGCTTGAGCGTCAGATAAATTCTTTCTTCTATGAAAGTTTGTTATCCAGTAAAAATAATGAAAAAGTTGCAGAGGAAATACAGCCATTTGAGGCAACGAAGAAACAAGAAGATATCATTCCCGACCTATACGTTTTGGGATTTTTGGGTTTAAGTTCAAATGACGATTTTTATGAAAGTGATTTAGGACAGGCATTGATAACACATTTGCAAATGTTCCTTTTAAAATTTAGAATTGGGACGAGGATTTTCATTTGTTGCAAGACAGAAAAGAATAACATTTGA
- a CDS encoding PDDEXK nuclease domain-containing protein, producing the protein MGRGFSFVARQKRITFDGRHFRIDFVFDNYILKCFDRLECRNWDSERIVKMVLREVRV; encoded by the coding sequence TTGGGACGAGGATTTTCATTTGTTGCAAGACAGAAAAGAATAACATTTGATGGACGCCATTTTAGAATTGACTTTGTATTTGATAATTACATCTTAAAATGTTTTGATAGACTTGAGTGTAGAAATTGGGATTCAGAAAGAATAGTTAAAATGGTATTGAGAGAGGTACGAGTATGA
- a CDS encoding DUF1697 domain-containing protein has product MKRYIALLRGINISGKNKIPMAELKSSFIEFGCKDVFTHLNSGNIVFSIDESSEIIFADKIKAMILERFELDIPVFVILQEELKDLLSKAPAWWGTDDKEIYDNLIFVMPSTAAEMIAEKIGEPTKELEQICICKNAIFWSFDRKNYAKANWWKKTASTGIGEMLTIRTANTLKKIVGM; this is encoded by the coding sequence ATGAAAAGATATATTGCATTATTAAGAGGTATTAATATAAGTGGCAAAAACAAAATCCCTATGGCAGAACTGAAATCAAGTTTTATAGAATTTGGCTGTAAAGATGTTTTTACACATCTTAATAGTGGAAATATTGTCTTTTCGATTGATGAAAGCAGTGAAATTATTTTTGCGGATAAAATTAAGGCAATGATACTAGAACGGTTTGAATTAGATATTCCGGTTTTTGTTATTTTACAAGAAGAATTGAAAGATTTATTAAGCAAAGCCCCTGCTTGGTGGGGAACTGATGACAAAGAAATATATGATAACCTGATTTTTGTAATGCCTTCTACTGCCGCTGAAATGATAGCTGAGAAAATAGGTGAGCCAACAAAAGAACTGGAACAGATATGTATTTGTAAGAATGCTATTTTCTGGTCTTTTGATAGAAAGAATTATGCGAAAGCAAACTGGTGGAAAAAAACAGCAAGCACAGGAATTGGCGAAATGCTTACAATTAGAACAGCCAATACTCTCAAAAAAATAGTTGGAATGTGA
- a CDS encoding type I restriction endonuclease subunit R, EcoR124 family: MEELNYKFPLSEPQIVGEQNQKDFIALFGAILCMRNLLLSFDDFKGNELISERDLQDYLGRYQDLRDEWKRKRQESTDITEDVVFEIELIRQIEINIDYILMLVKKYHDTHCEDKEVLITIHKAIDASPELRSKKQLIETFIAGINDVDDVMNEWHSYVVEQRSHDLDEIIAEEKLKPEDTRKFMENAFRDGEIKTSGTDIDKLIPPDLKIWRWWES; encoded by the coding sequence ATGGAGGAGTTGAATTATAAGTTTCCATTATCAGAGCCGCAGATTGTTGGAGAACAAAACCAGAAAGACTTTATTGCCCTGTTTGGCGCGATTCTTTGTATGAGAAACCTGCTGCTGTCCTTTGATGATTTCAAGGGGAATGAATTAATCTCAGAGCGGGATCTGCAGGATTACCTCGGTCGTTATCAGGACTTGCGGGATGAATGGAAACGGAAACGGCAGGAAAGTACGGACATCACAGAGGATGTCGTATTTGAGATTGAATTGATCCGGCAGATAGAAATCAATATTGACTATATCCTTATGCTTGTAAAGAAGTACCATGATACCCATTGTGAGGATAAGGAAGTGCTGATTACCATTCATAAAGCGATTGATGCCAGTCCGGAACTGCGCAGTAAGAAACAGCTCATTGAAACTTTTATTGCGGGAATCAATGACGTGGATGATGTTATGAATGAATGGCACAGCTATGTGGTGGAACAGAGGTCACATGATCTTGATGAAATTATAGCGGAGGAAAAACTGAAGCCGGAAGATACCCGCAAATTTATGGAGAATGCGTTTCGGGATGGGGAAATAAAAACATCCGGAACAGACATTGACAAGCTCATACCCCCCGATCTCAAGATTTGGAGGTGGTGGGAGAGCTAA
- a CDS encoding RNA-binding domain-containing protein, translating into MNLGKESETLEFKKTTGELKEAMISISSILNKHGVGTLYFGVKPNGDVIGQDVSESSLRDVSRFVYEFIKPQIYPVIQEEILDDCHVIKVEFHGEDYPYSAAGRYYLRTADEDREVTPAELRQFFVANEYKEKWEKAKSQCLVKQVDKAVVKAFCERAIVAGRMVDGRYTVQTVLKRFGFVDGDHLTNAGNVLFGNSHPVTLKAAVFATDEKLTFLDMQMYEDNILNLLGIAEKYILKNINWKSEIVGMEREEIPEIPVAAVREILANSYAHAVYNGSTYHEICIHPGKVTIYSPGSFASTYSPEDYINKNPQSSIRNAAISKILYLNKSIEQFGSGFKRINSLCKDAGTKYSYEFADNGFTFIFYRKTKNILARKIENKTDGTVNGIESGTVNISLNKNEQAVYGLLGKNPYYTRQELADTTSKSLRTIQRTLDSLRKKDLIERIGSDKSGYWKVKSLD; encoded by the coding sequence ATGAACTTAGGAAAAGAATCGGAGACATTGGAATTCAAAAAAACTACTGGCGAACTGAAAGAAGCTATGATTTCGATTTCTTCTATTTTGAATAAGCATGGCGTTGGAACTTTATATTTTGGCGTAAAGCCAAATGGTGATGTGATTGGGCAGGATGTGTCGGAATCATCTCTTAGGGATGTGTCCAGATTCGTATATGAATTCATAAAACCACAGATATATCCTGTGATACAGGAAGAAATTCTGGATGACTGTCATGTAATTAAGGTAGAGTTTCATGGGGAGGATTATCCTTATTCTGCTGCGGGAAGATATTATTTGAGGACAGCGGACGAGGACCGGGAAGTAACACCTGCGGAACTAAGGCAGTTTTTTGTTGCGAATGAATATAAGGAAAAATGGGAGAAAGCGAAATCGCAATGCCTTGTAAAGCAGGTTGATAAAGCCGTTGTAAAGGCTTTTTGCGAAAGGGCGATTGTTGCAGGACGCATGGTGGATGGAAGATATACTGTACAGACCGTGTTGAAAAGATTCGGATTTGTGGATGGAGATCATTTGACGAATGCCGGAAATGTTTTGTTTGGGAATTCGCATCCGGTAACTTTAAAAGCGGCCGTTTTTGCAACGGATGAAAAACTTACATTTTTGGATATGCAGATGTATGAAGACAATATTTTGAATCTTCTTGGAATAGCGGAAAAATATATTTTGAAAAACATAAATTGGAAAAGCGAGATTGTCGGTATGGAGAGAGAGGAGATCCCGGAAATTCCAGTTGCGGCTGTGAGGGAGATTTTAGCGAACAGCTATGCCCATGCAGTGTATAACGGTAGTACATACCATGAAATTTGCATACATCCGGGGAAGGTTACTATATATAGTCCAGGTTCTTTTGCGAGTACATACAGTCCGGAAGATTATATTAACAAAAATCCCCAGTCTTCTATACGGAATGCCGCAATTTCCAAAATTCTGTACTTGAATAAGTCAATTGAGCAGTTTGGAAGCGGATTTAAGCGTATCAACAGTTTATGTAAGGATGCAGGGACAAAGTATTCGTATGAATTTGCGGACAATGGATTTACATTTATTTTTTATAGAAAGACAAAAAATATTCTTGCACGGAAGATTGAAAATAAGACAGATGGCACTGTAAATGGCATTGAAAGTGGCACTGTAAATATTTCCTTGAACAAGAATGAGCAGGCAGTATATGGTCTGCTTGGGAAGAATCCTTATTACACAAGACAGGAACTGGCAGATACTACATCAAAGTCATTGAGGACAATCCAGCGGACACTGGATTCTTTGCGAAAGAAAGATTTAATAGAGAGAATTGGAAGTGATAAATCAGGATATTGGAAGGTTAAGAGTCTTGATTGA
- a CDS encoding helix-turn-helix domain-containing protein, protein MAEMLNVSAPFLTDVEKDRRNPFDIEKLTQLANILNLSKEENALMLDLAGKKRNAVTPDLPEYIIERD, encoded by the coding sequence ATGGCAGAAATGCTGAATGTGTCGGCCCCGTTCTTAACTGATGTGGAAAAAGACAGACGCAATCCCTTTGATATCGAAAAACTTACCCAACTCGCAAATATCCTGAATCTTTCAAAGGAAGAAAACGCACTCATGCTTGATTTGGCTGGAAAAAAGAGGAATGCAGTAACTCCTGATTTACCGGAATACATAATAGAAAGAGATTGA